One Carassius auratus strain Wakin chromosome 16, ASM336829v1, whole genome shotgun sequence genomic window carries:
- the LOC113115769 gene encoding membrane-spanning 4-domains subfamily A member 4A isoform X1: MRYTFKPDDCMVITIPLGNLRNTGDGHLMPEKFTCIFKDAYKVFLKGRPKELGAAQLSIGVFVICIGSLLTHEYGPPHLVYTLTSALFIASGILSFAAGNSPFMPVVKLSFIFNIISLFWSITAIVLCSLLGNVSWHLHDSPGYNTRDNMFVGLKVVIGVLCGLELILALILIFWESKAVCRSHFNTLPLISIKQEA; encoded by the exons ATGCGCTACACGTTTAAGCCGGATGACTGTATGGTCATCACCATTCCTCTGGGAAACCTCAGGAACACCGGAGACGGTCACCTGATGCCCGAGAAATTCACCTGCATCTTCAAAGACGCTTACAAGGTCTTTCTTAAAGGACGGCCAAAGGAACTCGGG GCGGCTCAGCTCAGCATCGGAGTGTTTGTCATTTGCATCGGCAGCCTCCTTACTCATGAATACGGTCCGCCCCATCTAGTGTACACCCTAACTAGTGCCCTG ttcattGCAAGTGGGATTCTGTCATTTGCAGCTGGAAATTCTCCATTCATGCCTGTG GTGAAACTGTCCTTCATATTCAACATTATCAGCCTTTTCTGGTCAATCACAGCTATAGTTCTCTGTTCATTACTAGGCAATGTAAGTTGGCATTTG CATGACAGCCCAGGTTACAACACAAGG GACAACATGTTTGTGGGTCTGAAGGTGGTGATCGGTGTCTTGTGTGGGCTGGAGTTGATTCTGGCTCTGATTCTGATCTTCTGGGAGAGTAAAGCTGTGTGCCGATCTCACTTCAACACTCTG CCATTGATCTCCATCAAGCAAGAGGCTTGA
- the LOC113115769 gene encoding membrane-spanning 4-domains subfamily A member 4A isoform X2 — protein MRYTFKPDDCMVITIPLGNLRNTGDGHLMPEKFTCIFKDAYKVFLKGRPKELGAAQLSIGVFVICIGSLLTHEYGPPHLVYTLTSALFIASGILSFAAGNSPFMPVVKLSFIFNIISLFWSITAIVLCSLLGNHDSPGYNTRDNMFVGLKVVIGVLCGLELILALILIFWESKAVCRSHFNTLPLISIKQEA, from the exons ATGCGCTACACGTTTAAGCCGGATGACTGTATGGTCATCACCATTCCTCTGGGAAACCTCAGGAACACCGGAGACGGTCACCTGATGCCCGAGAAATTCACCTGCATCTTCAAAGACGCTTACAAGGTCTTTCTTAAAGGACGGCCAAAGGAACTCGGG GCGGCTCAGCTCAGCATCGGAGTGTTTGTCATTTGCATCGGCAGCCTCCTTACTCATGAATACGGTCCGCCCCATCTAGTGTACACCCTAACTAGTGCCCTG ttcattGCAAGTGGGATTCTGTCATTTGCAGCTGGAAATTCTCCATTCATGCCTGTG GTGAAACTGTCCTTCATATTCAACATTATCAGCCTTTTCTGGTCAATCACAGCTATAGTTCTCTGTTCATTACTAGGCAAT CATGACAGCCCAGGTTACAACACAAGG GACAACATGTTTGTGGGTCTGAAGGTGGTGATCGGTGTCTTGTGTGGGCTGGAGTTGATTCTGGCTCTGATTCTGATCTTCTGGGAGAGTAAAGCTGTGTGCCGATCTCACTTCAACACTCTG CCATTGATCTCCATCAAGCAAGAGGCTTGA